In Plasmodium sp. gorilla clade G2 genome assembly, chromosome: 5, one genomic interval encodes:
- a CDS encoding inner membrane complex protein 1g, putative — translation MCSTNQNLACCKGDNVFDGQINGNESYPQVVNKQLPPKVLEPIIQNKIVEIPKEVYLEKIVEVPQIKTVERIVEQIRPVIKYKNVYKPKTVYVEKVKNVDKIIYQEKIVEVPQIKTVEKIVEVPVYVNRERIITVPRYMVVEKVIPVLKTSKRESIMEVPEVNCPHIDISKEVEDKEEIPINELKENQTISLADEKEIQILNDLTSQKVDSNATINMEGDQDTTVDTITQENFCGTVSCNFLPSYPKFANIGNPLCKGGPEKEKRFSSISIYKSKDSGFPSIRIAKTPQMFQRNLYCSYA, via the coding sequence ATGTGTTCTACAAATCAGAATTTAGCTTGCTGCAAAGGAGATAATGTTTTTGATGGACAAATAAATGGAAATGAATCATACCCCCAAGTAGTAAATAAACAATTACCACCTAAGGTATTAGAACCCataattcaaaataaaatagttGAAATACCCAAAGAAGTATATCTTGAAAAAATTGTAGAAGTACCTCAAATAAAAACTGTAGAAAGAATAGTGGAACAGATAAGGCCAGTTATTAAGTATAAAAATGTGTATAAACCCAAAACTGTATATGttgaaaaagtaaaaaatgtagataaaattatataccaAGAGAAAATTGTTGAAGTCCCACAAATAAAAACTGTTGAAAAAATTGTAGAAGTCCCAGTATATGTTAACAGAGAAAGAATTATTACTGTTCCAAGATATATGGTTGTAGAAAAGGTAATCCCAGTATTAAAAACATCTAAAAGAGAAAGTATAATGGAAGTTCCAGAGGTTAATTGCCCACACATTGATATAAGTAAAGAAGTAGaagataaagaagaaataccAATCAacgaattaaaagaaaaccAAACTATAAGTCTTGCtgatgaaaaagaaatcCAAATATTAAATGACTTAACTAGCCAAAAGGTAGATTCTAATGCAACCATTAATATGGAAGGTGACCAAGATACAACTGTAGATACTATTACACAAGAAAACTTCTGTGGAACTGTTAGTTGTAATTTCTTACCATCTTATCCAAAATTCGCAAATATTGGAAACCCATTATGCAAAGGAGGTccagaaaaagaaaaacgaTTTTCAAGTATCAGCATCTACAAATCAAAAGACTCAGGATTCCCAAGTATAAGAATTGCAAAAACTCCACAAATGTTCCAAAGAAACCTTTACTGTTCATATGCTTAA